From Camelus ferus isolate YT-003-E chromosome 18, BCGSAC_Cfer_1.0, whole genome shotgun sequence, one genomic window encodes:
- the GUSB gene encoding beta-glucuronidase isoform X1 yields the protein MAPRARRADVTRHAEALPELTGVPQAYVNGGVPSRPSCRKGGNPAVSRVPLPPAALNRWLWARAARERRAGTGARSDLAGTEPAASACLGPGWSSGPARAPRWPHEGPPPPPSSLAWASRRPPDQELAFRQDGVGGGTRDAKPRPPPPPPRSAPGARPQAASCRAETMLRERAGAWAVLGPLLWGCGLALLQGGMLYPRESRSRERKELDGLWSFRADFSDNRRQGFEQQWYRAPLREVRALSGPTLDMPVPSSFNDVGQDGRLRSFVGWVWYEREATLPQRWTQDLGTRVVLRIGSAHYYAIVWVNGVHVAEHEGGHLPFEADISKLVQSGPLSSCRITIAINNTLSPYTLPPGTILYQTDTSKYPKGYFVQNTNFDFFNYAGLHRSVLLYTTPISYIDDITITTDVDQDIGLVNYQIFIQGSEHFQLEVFLLDADGRTVAQGTGGQGQLQVPRAHLWWPYLMHEHPAYLYSLEVRLTAQTADGPVSDFYTLPVGIRTVAVTESRFLINGKPFYFHGVNKHEDADIRGKGFDWPLLVKDFNLLRWLGANAFRTSHYPYAEELMQLCDRYGIVVIDESPGAGIALAQSLSNVSLQHHLEVMEEMVRRDKNHPAVVMWSVANEPASSLKPAGYYFKTLIAHTKALDPSRPVTFVTKSSYEADLGVPYVDVICVNSYYSWYHDYGHMEVIQLQLATQFENWYRTYQKPIIQSEYGAETIAGFHQDPPLMFSEEYQKGLLEQYHLVLDQKRKEYVVGELIWNFADFMTDQSPQRAIGNRKGIFTRQRQPKSAAFLLRERYWKLANETWHHQSAVKPQCVENSPFIF from the exons ATGGCCCCGCGAGCCCGCAGGGCAGACGTCACTAGGCATGCTGAGGCTTTGCCTGAGCTCACCGGTGTCCCGCAGGCATACGTGAATGGAGGTGTCCCAAGCCGGCCTTCTTGCAGAAAGGGGGGAAACCCGGCGGTCTCCCGGGTCCCGCTCCCGCCCGCGGCCCTGAATCGGTGGCTTTGGGCGCGAgcagccagggagaggagggcGGGGACAGGCGCACGCAGTGACCTCGCGGGCACGGAGCCAGCGGCCTCGGCCTGCCTGGGACCGGGCTGGAGCTCGGGCCCCGCTCGGGCCCCCCGTTGGCCCCACGAGGGCCCTCCCCCGCCGCCTTCAAGTCTCGCGTGGGCTTCGCGTCGGCCTCCAGACCAGGAACTCGCCTTCCGTCAAGATGGCGTTGGGGGAGGGACACGTGACGCcaagccccgccccccccccccccccccgcgctcAGCACCCGGCGCCCGTCCGCAAGCAGCTAGCTGCCGCGCGGAAACCATGCTGCGGGAGCGGGCGGGCGCCTGGGCCGTGCTCGGCCCGCTGCTCTGGGGCTGCGGGCTGGCGCTGCTGCAGGGCGGGATGCTCTACCCCCGGGAGAGCCGGTCGCGGGAGCGCAAGGAGCTCGACGGCCTCTGGAGCTTCCGCGCCGACTTTTCCGACAACCGGCGCCAGGGCTTCGAGCAGCAGTGGTACCGGGCACCGCTGCGGGAGGTGCGGGCTCTG TCGGGCCCCACCCTGGACATGCCGGTTCCCTCCAGCTTCAACGATGTGGGCCAGGACGGGCGGCTGCGGAGCTTTGTTGGCTGGGTGTGGTACGAGCGGGAGGCCACCCTGCCCCAGCGGTGGACCCAGGACCTGGGCACAAGAGTGGTGCTGAGGATTGGCAGTGCCCACTATTACGCCATCGTG TGGGTGAATGGGGTCCATGTGGCAGAGCACGAGGGGGGCCATCTCCCCTTCGAGGCTGACATCAGCAAGCTGGTCCAGAGTGGGCCCCTGTCCTCCTGCCGCATTACCATCGCCATCAACAACACGCTCTCCCCCTACACCCTGCCGCCAGGGACCATCCTCTACCAGACCGACACCTCCAA GTACCCCAAGGGTTACTTTGTCCAGAACACCAACTTTGACTTCTTCAACTACGCGGGACTGCACCGGTCTGTGCTCCTCTACACCACGCCTATCAGCTACATTGAtgacatcaccatcaccaccgACGTGGACCAAGACATTG GGCTAGTGAATTACCAGATTTTCATCCAGGGAAGTGAACACTTCCAGCTAGAAGTCTTTCTTTTGGATGCGGACGGCAGGACCGTGGCCCAGGGGACAGGGGGCCAGGGCCAGCTGCAGGTGCCCAGGGCCCACCTCTGGTGGCCGTACCTGATGCATGAGCACCCTGCCTACCTGTACTCGTTGGAG GTGAGGCTGACCGCACAGACGGCAGATGGGCCTGTGTCTGACTTCTACACCCTCCCCGTGGGGATTCGCACCGTGGCAGTCACAGAGAGCCGGTTTCTCATCAATGGGAAACCTTTCTATTTCCATGGGGTCAACAAGCATGAGGATGCAGAT ATCCGAGGGAAGGGCTTTGACTGGCCACTGCTGGTGAAGGACTTCAACCTGCTTCGTTGGCTGGGTGCCAACGCCTTCCGCACCAGCCACTACCCCTACGCCGAGGAGCTGATGCAGCTCTGCGACCGCTATGGGATCGTGGTCATCGATGAGAGTCCAGGCGCGGGCATCGCGCTGGC CCAGAGCCTCAGCAACGTGTCTCTGCAGCACCACCTGGAGGTGATGGAGGAGATGGTACGCAGGGACAAGAACCACCCGGCCGTTGTGATGTGGTCCGTGGCCAACGAGCCCGCTTCCTCCCTGAAGCCAGCTGGGTATTACTTCAA GACGCTGATTGCCCACACCAAAGCCTTGGACCCCTCCCGGCCCGTGACCTTTGTGACCAAGTCCAGCTATGAAGCAGACCTGGGG GTGCCGTACGTGGACGTCATCTGTGTGAACAGTTACTACTCCTGGTATCATGACTACGGGCACATGGAGGTGATTCAGCTGCAGCTGGCCACCCAGTTTGAGAACTGGTACCGGACCTACCAGAAGCCAATTATTCAGAGCGAGTATGGAGCAGAAACCATTGCAGGGTTTCACCAG GACCCACCTCTGATGTTCAGTGAGGAGTACCAGAAAGGCCTGCTAGAGCAGTATCACTTGGTCCTGGATCAAAAACGCAAAGAATACGTGGTTGGAGAGCTCATCTGGAATTTTGCTGATTTTATGACCGACCAGT CACCACAGAGAGCAATAGGGAATAGAAAGGGCATCTTCACCCGTCAGAGACAACCGAAAAGTGCAGCATTCCTGTTGCGAGAGAGATACTGGAAACTCGCCAATGAAACCTGGCACCACCAGTCAGCTGTGAAGCCACAGTGTGTGGAAAACAGCCCGTTTATCTTTTAA
- the GUSB gene encoding beta-glucuronidase isoform X2, protein MAPRARRADVTRHAEALPELTGVPQAYVNGGVPSRPSCRKGGNPAVSRVPLPPAALNRWLWARAARERRAGTGARSDLAGTEPAASACLGPGWSSGPARAPRWPHEGPPPPPSSLAWASRRPPDQELAFRQDGVGGGTRDAKPRPPPPPPRSAPGARPQAASCRAETMLRERAGAWAVLGPLLWGCGLALLQGGMLYPRESRSRERKELDGLWSFRADFSDNRRQGFEQQWYRAPLRESGPTLDMPVPSSFNDVGQDGRLRSFVGWVWYEREATLPQRWTQDLGTRVVLRIGSAHYYAIVWVNGVHVAEHEGGHLPFEADISKLVQSGPLSSCRITIAINNTLSPYTLPPGTILYQTDTSKYPKGYFVQNTNFDFFNYAGLHRSVLLYTTPISYIDDITITTDVDQDIGLVNYQIFIQGSEHFQLEVFLLDADGRTVAQGTGGQGQLQVPRAHLWWPYLMHEHPAYLYSLEVRLTAQTADGPVSDFYTLPVGIRTVAVTESRFLINGKPFYFHGVNKHEDADIRGKGFDWPLLVKDFNLLRWLGANAFRTSHYPYAEELMQLCDRYGIVVIDESPGAGIALAQSLSNVSLQHHLEVMEEMVRRDKNHPAVVMWSVANEPASSLKPAGYYFKTLIAHTKALDPSRPVTFVTKSSYEADLGVPYVDVICVNSYYSWYHDYGHMEVIQLQLATQFENWYRTYQKPIIQSEYGAETIAGFHQDPPLMFSEEYQKGLLEQYHLVLDQKRKEYVVGELIWNFADFMTDQSPQRAIGNRKGIFTRQRQPKSAAFLLRERYWKLANETWHHQSAVKPQCVENSPFIF, encoded by the exons ATGGCCCCGCGAGCCCGCAGGGCAGACGTCACTAGGCATGCTGAGGCTTTGCCTGAGCTCACCGGTGTCCCGCAGGCATACGTGAATGGAGGTGTCCCAAGCCGGCCTTCTTGCAGAAAGGGGGGAAACCCGGCGGTCTCCCGGGTCCCGCTCCCGCCCGCGGCCCTGAATCGGTGGCTTTGGGCGCGAgcagccagggagaggagggcGGGGACAGGCGCACGCAGTGACCTCGCGGGCACGGAGCCAGCGGCCTCGGCCTGCCTGGGACCGGGCTGGAGCTCGGGCCCCGCTCGGGCCCCCCGTTGGCCCCACGAGGGCCCTCCCCCGCCGCCTTCAAGTCTCGCGTGGGCTTCGCGTCGGCCTCCAGACCAGGAACTCGCCTTCCGTCAAGATGGCGTTGGGGGAGGGACACGTGACGCcaagccccgccccccccccccccccccgcgctcAGCACCCGGCGCCCGTCCGCAAGCAGCTAGCTGCCGCGCGGAAACCATGCTGCGGGAGCGGGCGGGCGCCTGGGCCGTGCTCGGCCCGCTGCTCTGGGGCTGCGGGCTGGCGCTGCTGCAGGGCGGGATGCTCTACCCCCGGGAGAGCCGGTCGCGGGAGCGCAAGGAGCTCGACGGCCTCTGGAGCTTCCGCGCCGACTTTTCCGACAACCGGCGCCAGGGCTTCGAGCAGCAGTGGTACCGGGCACCGCTGCGGGAG TCGGGCCCCACCCTGGACATGCCGGTTCCCTCCAGCTTCAACGATGTGGGCCAGGACGGGCGGCTGCGGAGCTTTGTTGGCTGGGTGTGGTACGAGCGGGAGGCCACCCTGCCCCAGCGGTGGACCCAGGACCTGGGCACAAGAGTGGTGCTGAGGATTGGCAGTGCCCACTATTACGCCATCGTG TGGGTGAATGGGGTCCATGTGGCAGAGCACGAGGGGGGCCATCTCCCCTTCGAGGCTGACATCAGCAAGCTGGTCCAGAGTGGGCCCCTGTCCTCCTGCCGCATTACCATCGCCATCAACAACACGCTCTCCCCCTACACCCTGCCGCCAGGGACCATCCTCTACCAGACCGACACCTCCAA GTACCCCAAGGGTTACTTTGTCCAGAACACCAACTTTGACTTCTTCAACTACGCGGGACTGCACCGGTCTGTGCTCCTCTACACCACGCCTATCAGCTACATTGAtgacatcaccatcaccaccgACGTGGACCAAGACATTG GGCTAGTGAATTACCAGATTTTCATCCAGGGAAGTGAACACTTCCAGCTAGAAGTCTTTCTTTTGGATGCGGACGGCAGGACCGTGGCCCAGGGGACAGGGGGCCAGGGCCAGCTGCAGGTGCCCAGGGCCCACCTCTGGTGGCCGTACCTGATGCATGAGCACCCTGCCTACCTGTACTCGTTGGAG GTGAGGCTGACCGCACAGACGGCAGATGGGCCTGTGTCTGACTTCTACACCCTCCCCGTGGGGATTCGCACCGTGGCAGTCACAGAGAGCCGGTTTCTCATCAATGGGAAACCTTTCTATTTCCATGGGGTCAACAAGCATGAGGATGCAGAT ATCCGAGGGAAGGGCTTTGACTGGCCACTGCTGGTGAAGGACTTCAACCTGCTTCGTTGGCTGGGTGCCAACGCCTTCCGCACCAGCCACTACCCCTACGCCGAGGAGCTGATGCAGCTCTGCGACCGCTATGGGATCGTGGTCATCGATGAGAGTCCAGGCGCGGGCATCGCGCTGGC CCAGAGCCTCAGCAACGTGTCTCTGCAGCACCACCTGGAGGTGATGGAGGAGATGGTACGCAGGGACAAGAACCACCCGGCCGTTGTGATGTGGTCCGTGGCCAACGAGCCCGCTTCCTCCCTGAAGCCAGCTGGGTATTACTTCAA GACGCTGATTGCCCACACCAAAGCCTTGGACCCCTCCCGGCCCGTGACCTTTGTGACCAAGTCCAGCTATGAAGCAGACCTGGGG GTGCCGTACGTGGACGTCATCTGTGTGAACAGTTACTACTCCTGGTATCATGACTACGGGCACATGGAGGTGATTCAGCTGCAGCTGGCCACCCAGTTTGAGAACTGGTACCGGACCTACCAGAAGCCAATTATTCAGAGCGAGTATGGAGCAGAAACCATTGCAGGGTTTCACCAG GACCCACCTCTGATGTTCAGTGAGGAGTACCAGAAAGGCCTGCTAGAGCAGTATCACTTGGTCCTGGATCAAAAACGCAAAGAATACGTGGTTGGAGAGCTCATCTGGAATTTTGCTGATTTTATGACCGACCAGT CACCACAGAGAGCAATAGGGAATAGAAAGGGCATCTTCACCCGTCAGAGACAACCGAAAAGTGCAGCATTCCTGTTGCGAGAGAGATACTGGAAACTCGCCAATGAAACCTGGCACCACCAGTCAGCTGTGAAGCCACAGTGTGTGGAAAACAGCCCGTTTATCTTTTAA